The proteins below are encoded in one region of Candidatus Thermoplasmatota archaeon:
- a CDS encoding ATP-dependent DNA ligase gives METPFSELVQVCKALESTTKRLEKRRVLGQFLQGVNPDEISPAVLLVIGRIFPETESKALHVGWRTVRKALGPGKQATLFEKPLSILDVQRSFDEIAKVSGRDSISRRTNLMKALLGRASDDEREMILRELFQEMRHGVSEGIMLEAIADASCADVNLVRRAHMLSGDIGSVAQVALTAGPSGLERFGLSLLKPVKPMLGELAENLEGVFEEHSAGTALEFKYDGARIQIHRKGDEVGIFTRRLTDVTASLPEVREIALDLPAKEFLLDGEVVAVDSEGKPLPFQDLMRRFRRVHDVDEMRKQMPLKLYLFDVLYVDGEMLIDEPYESRWRKLSELAPDYLAERIVSSKPREAAEFLERALEAGHEGLMAKALDSPYRPGHRGKRWFKVKPAEMLDLVIVAAEWGYGRREGWLSNYHLAVRNEETGGFEMIGKTFKGLTDEEFQWMTDRLLSLKTSEEGHTVLVRPETVVEVAYNEIQKSPHYNSGFALRFARIKRIREDKSPEDVDTFSTLKNLYEKQFERKGRVSD, from the coding sequence ATGGAGACCCCTTTCTCCGAGCTCGTTCAGGTGTGCAAGGCTCTTGAGTCCACGACCAAGAGGTTGGAGAAGAGGAGGGTCTTGGGGCAGTTCCTCCAGGGAGTCAACCCCGATGAGATCTCTCCTGCGGTACTGCTAGTCATAGGCAGGATCTTTCCGGAGACGGAGTCAAAAGCCCTTCATGTAGGATGGAGGACCGTCAGGAAGGCCCTCGGTCCGGGGAAGCAGGCCACACTTTTCGAGAAGCCTCTCAGCATTCTGGATGTCCAGAGGTCGTTCGATGAGATTGCCAAGGTCTCTGGCAGGGACTCCATTAGCCGAAGGACGAACCTGATGAAGGCCCTGCTCGGTCGGGCAAGTGACGACGAGCGGGAGATGATCCTGAGGGAGCTGTTCCAAGAGATGAGGCACGGCGTGAGTGAGGGCATCATGCTCGAGGCGATCGCCGACGCATCCTGCGCGGACGTCAACCTCGTCAGGCGGGCTCATATGTTGAGCGGTGACATCGGTAGCGTAGCTCAGGTCGCGCTCACCGCGGGCCCCTCGGGACTCGAGAGGTTCGGACTGAGCCTCCTGAAACCCGTCAAGCCCATGCTCGGTGAGTTGGCGGAGAACCTCGAGGGCGTCTTCGAGGAGCATTCGGCGGGAACCGCGCTGGAGTTCAAGTACGACGGTGCAAGAATCCAGATACACCGCAAGGGGGACGAGGTCGGAATATTCACCCGCCGACTAACGGACGTGACGGCATCGCTCCCTGAGGTGCGGGAGATCGCTCTCGACCTCCCCGCGAAGGAGTTCCTCTTGGACGGTGAGGTCGTCGCCGTGGACAGCGAAGGGAAGCCGCTGCCATTCCAGGACCTGATGAGGAGGTTCAGGCGGGTGCACGATGTGGATGAAATGAGGAAGCAGATGCCGCTCAAGCTCTACCTCTTCGACGTTCTGTATGTCGATGGGGAGATGTTGATTGACGAGCCATATGAATCGAGGTGGCGTAAGCTGTCCGAACTCGCGCCAGACTATCTTGCGGAACGCATCGTTTCATCTAAGCCCAGGGAAGCCGCCGAGTTCCTGGAAAGGGCGCTTGAGGCGGGACATGAAGGCCTGATGGCAAAGGCCCTGGACAGCCCCTATCGCCCTGGTCACAGGGGCAAGAGGTGGTTCAAGGTCAAGCCCGCGGAGATGCTCGACCTCGTCATAGTTGCAGCCGAGTGGGGCTACGGACGAAGGGAGGGCTGGCTGAGCAACTACCATCTCGCCGTGAGGAATGAGGAGACGGGCGGGTTCGAGATGATCGGGAAGACGTTCAAGGGGCTGACGGACGAGGAGTTCCAGTGGATGACGGACCGCCTCCTTTCGCTGAAGACATCTGAAGAGGGACATACGGTCCTTGTCCGCCCCGAGACCGTTGTCGAGGTAGCATACAACGAGATCCAGAAGAGCCCTCACTACAACTCGGGATTCGCCCTCCGCTTCGCGAGGATAAAGCGCATCAGAGAGGACAAGTCTCCTGAGGACGTGGATACGTTCTCCACGCTCAAGAATCTCTATGAGAAGCAGTTCGAGCGGAAGGGCAGGGTCTCAGACTGA
- a CDS encoding alpha/beta hydrolase: protein MPLIRISSGDIYYTAHGEGHPLIALHAGLGTGMGDFRKYIPLMSARYRFILPDRIGYGRSTHVESFPEPFFLKQVDDLIEFMDMLGVEKTTFWGWSDGTVIALNLALRRPDLVSAIVAEAGHYCPVKETNALFERFLRPDDLTERETRSFLRLHGDPYWKTLLRIWAERWLAFNRSTDDFYDNRLGEVRCPVVFLIGDGDEHIRIWEFEKMHELVEGSELIVLEGAGHAAHLGHSEKAFSRAMSRFLEEHPLCQK, encoded by the coding sequence ATGCCTCTCATCCGAATCAGCTCCGGGGACATCTACTACACAGCGCACGGGGAGGGCCATCCACTGATCGCTCTGCACGCAGGTCTCGGGACGGGCATGGGGGACTTCAGGAAGTACATCCCGCTCATGTCCGCCAGGTACAGGTTCATTCTCCCGGACAGGATCGGCTATGGAAGGTCGACACACGTCGAGAGTTTCCCCGAGCCGTTCTTCCTGAAGCAGGTGGACGATCTTATCGAGTTCATGGACATGCTGGGGGTCGAGAAGACCACCTTCTGGGGATGGAGCGATGGCACGGTCATTGCCCTCAACCTCGCTCTCAGGCGACCCGACCTCGTTTCGGCCATCGTGGCGGAGGCAGGGCATTACTGTCCGGTCAAGGAGACGAATGCCCTGTTCGAGAGATTCCTGAGACCGGACGATCTGACCGAGCGAGAGACAAGGTCTTTCTTGAGACTGCACGGCGACCCGTACTGGAAGACGCTTCTGCGGATCTGGGCTGAGCGGTGGCTGGCGTTCAATCGCTCGACGGACGACTTCTACGACAACAGGCTCGGTGAGGTCCGCTGTCCTGTCGTTTTCCTGATAGGCGACGGAGACGAGCACATCCGCATCTGGGAGTTCGAGAAGATGCACGAGCTGGTGGAGGGATCAGAACTCATCGTTCTCGAGGGGGCGGGCCACGCGGCTCATCTAGGCCACAGCGAGAAGGCCTTCTCGCGAGCGATGTCGAGGTTTCTTGAGGAGCATCCCCTCTGCCAGAAGTAG
- a CDS encoding alpha/beta hydrolase, whose amino-acid sequence MGSSVARIHDRAIEYEVRGSGPPCLLAPIGWGIDYTLWAHYLTGLEKKLTMVYLNPRGIGESSKITSPSDFSMDSTVSDMERLRKHLGFEKIAVMGHSAGGFSALKYAIRRPENVSALVLIATAADTRYEAEFDDLLRTDKRIASIHKEMASPGNEKMTKEELMRRNLILMFSVYFKDYEPFRGEFEELLSASKMSPDHLRYHQQVDLRKYDVLDDLPKISCPVLILAGRHDSICPPKFSQVMDDAIPESKLMVFEDSGHWPLIEENDDFVRSVVDFLEGT is encoded by the coding sequence ATGGGTTCCAGCGTGGCGAGGATTCATGATCGGGCAATCGAGTACGAGGTCAGAGGCAGCGGACCTCCGTGCCTTCTCGCTCCTATCGGCTGGGGAATCGACTACACGCTGTGGGCCCACTACCTCACGGGCCTGGAGAAGAAGCTCACGATGGTGTACCTCAACCCAAGGGGGATCGGCGAGTCATCCAAGATCACGTCACCATCCGACTTCTCCATGGATTCCACCGTGTCGGACATGGAACGGCTGAGGAAGCACCTGGGATTCGAGAAGATTGCGGTCATGGGCCATTCGGCGGGCGGGTTCTCCGCACTCAAGTATGCCATCAGAAGGCCGGAGAACGTCAGTGCCCTCGTTCTGATCGCAACCGCGGCGGACACTCGGTACGAGGCGGAGTTCGACGACCTCCTCAGGACGGACAAGAGGATTGCCAGCATCCACAAGGAGATGGCGAGCCCCGGGAACGAGAAGATGACGAAGGAAGAGCTGATGAGACGGAACCTCATCCTCATGTTCTCCGTTTACTTCAAGGACTACGAACCCTTCAGAGGGGAGTTCGAGGAGCTCCTCTCGGCCTCCAAGATGTCCCCCGACCACCTTAGATATCATCAGCAAGTTGACCTGCGGAAGTACGACGTCCTCGACGATCTCCCGAAGATATCTTGTCCCGTTCTGATTCTGGCGGGTAGGCACGATTCCATTTGCCCGCCTAAGTTCTCCCAGGTAATGGACGACGCGATCCCGGAATCGAAGCTGATGGTGTTCGAGGACAGCGGGCACTGGCCCCTCATCGAGGAGAATGACGATTTCGTCCGGAGCGTTGTCGATTTCCTCGAGGGGACCTGA
- a CDS encoding cytidine/deoxycytidylate deaminase family protein, with protein MSRISRNHYYMNIAVDVSKRSTCTRHKIGAIVVTGDEIESSGYNGNPRGLPHCDEVGCIRDQENIPSGQRMEVCTGVHAEMNALLQAGKGAKGGTLYSTIVPCNTCAKMIINAGIKRVVYLEDYPESMGRDLLTQAGVEVDRVELPDD; from the coding sequence ATGTCCAGGATATCCAGGAACCACTACTACATGAACATCGCTGTGGACGTCTCCAAGAGAAGCACATGCACGCGCCACAAGATCGGCGCGATAGTTGTGACCGGGGACGAGATAGAGAGCAGCGGGTACAACGGGAACCCGAGGGGGCTCCCACACTGTGATGAGGTCGGCTGCATAAGGGACCAGGAGAACATACCCTCTGGACAGAGGATGGAGGTCTGCACTGGCGTCCACGCGGAGATGAACGCCCTCCTTCAGGCGGGAAAGGGCGCGAAGGGCGGGACGCTGTATTCCACGATTGTCCCGTGCAATACTTGCGCCAAGATGATCATCAACGCGGGAATCAAGCGGGTCGTCTACCTGGAGGACTACCCTGAGAGCATGGGGAGGGATTTGCTCACGCAGGCGGGAGTGGAGGTTGACAGGGTCGAGCTTCCAGATGACTAG
- a CDS encoding acetoin utilization protein AcuC, giving the protein MTAKTGFVYSEEFMKYDFGPFHPMNQIRIKLTYELMKELGILDREEVMVSEPEVATSEQIQLIHSKDYVEMVRNVSDGKSKQGAFLFGLGSGDNPIFEDMYYASAVHTGAAIHATDIVTNGQVNHAFTPAGGLHHASRSRASGFCVFNDPAIAIKKLLVEGKVKRAAYVDIDAHHGDGVQALFYDSPEVLTISLHESGRYLFPGTGFENEVGTGDGKGFSVNVPLPTYTRDSSYIFAFNEIVPPLLESFKPDLILTQLGTDAHQSDPLTHLMIGTRTYEWIAGTIHDLAHEICDGKWVGVGGGGYDPAVVPRIWTIVFSKMAEIELPDEVPEGWKSQCKKLAGEIPSDKLHDELEETEVAADVRALVGDVKKSVFPYHGLDFN; this is encoded by the coding sequence GTGACTGCAAAGACGGGATTCGTGTACTCCGAGGAGTTCATGAAATACGATTTTGGACCCTTTCATCCGATGAACCAAATCAGGATCAAGCTCACCTACGAACTGATGAAGGAGCTGGGGATACTCGACAGAGAAGAGGTCATGGTCTCGGAACCCGAGGTCGCGACTTCAGAGCAGATCCAACTGATCCACAGCAAGGACTATGTTGAGATGGTCAGGAACGTCAGCGATGGGAAGTCCAAGCAAGGCGCTTTTCTGTTCGGTCTGGGCTCCGGGGACAACCCGATCTTCGAGGACATGTACTACGCCAGTGCGGTGCACACCGGTGCGGCGATACACGCCACGGACATAGTCACGAACGGACAGGTCAATCACGCCTTCACGCCGGCGGGTGGGCTTCACCACGCCTCGCGGTCGAGAGCATCCGGGTTCTGCGTTTTCAACGACCCTGCGATCGCGATTAAGAAGCTTCTCGTCGAGGGCAAGGTGAAGAGGGCCGCCTACGTGGACATAGACGCCCATCACGGTGATGGCGTTCAGGCGCTCTTCTACGATAGCCCTGAAGTTCTGACGATATCCCTCCACGAGAGCGGTAGGTACCTTTTCCCTGGTACTGGCTTCGAGAACGAGGTCGGGACTGGCGACGGCAAGGGGTTCTCCGTGAACGTCCCGCTCCCAACCTACACGAGGGACTCGTCCTACATCTTCGCCTTCAATGAGATTGTCCCGCCTCTCCTGGAATCCTTCAAACCCGATCTGATACTCACCCAGTTGGGAACTGACGCCCATCAGTCGGATCCCTTGACGCATCTCATGATTGGCACGAGGACGTACGAATGGATTGCGGGAACCATCCATGACCTCGCCCACGAGATCTGCGATGGCAAGTGGGTCGGAGTGGGAGGTGGAGGCTACGACCCGGCCGTAGTGCCCAGGATATGGACGATAGTCTTCAGTAAGATGGCCGAGATAGAGCTCCCTGACGAGGTCCCCGAAGGCTGGAAGTCACAGTGCAAGAAGCTGGCCGGAGAGATTCCTTCAGACAAACTCCACGATGAGCTGGAGGAGACAGAGGTCGCTGCGGACGTGCGGGCGCTCGTTGGGGATGTGAAGAAATCTGTGTTCCCCTATCATGGATTAGACTTTAATTAG
- a CDS encoding acetate--CoA ligase family protein encodes MRHRLDPVFNPRSIAVIGASRNPKKLGAQITHKLITYGFRGTLYPVNRKAKDVHSIRAYPSVLEIPDEVDLAIVVVPSEHVMSTMEECAEKGIRGAVVITAGFKEVGGEGTNREEELLRFVRKHDIATIGPNCMGIINTSPGVMMDSTFAPTYPLNGRTAFMSQSGALGVAVLGHARNINIGFSKFVSLGNKMDISGNDLLEYWGKDPETDVILMYIESFGNPRNFVRIAREVTPRKPVIALKSGRTEAGKRAAASHTGSLAGLDEATDALFEQCGVLRVGSIEELFDLATAFSMQPTPKGRQVGIVTNAGGPAIMATDALVSVGLDVPPLGRRTQEKLRAALMDEAITTNPVDMTAHGDPKGYEAALRAVLNDSRVDSVLVIFVPPAMVDELAVANSILKVAKRHKKKTILSCFLGSTEESPGFVALTTNGIPAYLFPESAAKALTSMYAYGQYLQRDRGTVKEFKVDRKRVARIFDACRQNDRCRLNEVEVLQVLEAYGFSLAKYGVAKDLEETKKLAAEIEYPVALKAMSPQIVHKSDFGGIALDIEDERDLARRLKKITRRIKRSGFSISGYLVQEFVTDGKEVILGMKNDPKFGPLIMFGLGGIYVEILKDVAFRLTPLTDSEADRMIKSIRGYPLLTGVRGEKASDVNIIVDHLQRISQLVNDFYRIEELDINPMMVFGKKKGAKIVDARMTIGEKVRPK; translated from the coding sequence ATGAGACACAGACTCGATCCTGTCTTCAATCCGAGGTCCATAGCCGTCATTGGCGCGTCCAGAAACCCGAAGAAGTTGGGCGCCCAGATAACGCACAAACTGATAACATACGGATTCCGGGGCACGCTCTATCCGGTGAACAGAAAGGCCAAGGATGTCCACTCGATAAGGGCGTATCCATCGGTCCTTGAGATCCCTGACGAGGTGGACCTGGCGATTGTTGTTGTACCGTCCGAACACGTCATGAGCACGATGGAGGAGTGTGCTGAGAAGGGGATTCGCGGGGCCGTCGTGATAACGGCGGGATTCAAGGAAGTCGGCGGGGAGGGAACCAATCGCGAGGAGGAGCTCCTGCGGTTCGTCAGAAAGCACGACATCGCGACAATAGGACCGAATTGCATGGGCATCATAAACACGAGCCCGGGGGTAATGATGGACTCGACATTCGCTCCCACCTACCCACTCAATGGAAGGACTGCCTTCATGTCCCAGAGCGGTGCTCTTGGCGTTGCGGTCCTCGGTCATGCTAGGAACATAAACATCGGTTTCTCCAAGTTTGTGAGCTTGGGCAACAAGATGGACATCTCTGGCAACGACCTGCTTGAGTACTGGGGGAAGGACCCTGAGACGGATGTCATACTGATGTACATTGAGAGCTTCGGCAATCCGCGCAACTTCGTGAGGATAGCCAGGGAAGTGACCCCGCGGAAGCCCGTCATTGCGCTGAAATCGGGGCGGACGGAGGCGGGGAAGAGGGCTGCTGCGAGTCACACTGGCTCCTTGGCGGGATTGGACGAAGCGACAGACGCACTCTTCGAACAATGTGGCGTCCTGCGGGTTGGATCGATAGAGGAGCTCTTCGACCTCGCGACTGCATTCTCCATGCAGCCGACACCAAAAGGCCGGCAAGTTGGCATAGTGACCAACGCTGGCGGTCCCGCAATCATGGCAACGGACGCCCTGGTGAGCGTCGGTCTTGACGTCCCTCCACTCGGGCGGAGGACCCAAGAGAAACTGAGAGCCGCTCTGATGGATGAAGCGATTACGACAAACCCTGTCGATATGACCGCCCACGGCGACCCGAAAGGATACGAAGCGGCCCTCAGGGCCGTGCTGAACGATTCGAGAGTGGATTCCGTCCTTGTGATATTCGTCCCGCCTGCAATGGTGGACGAGCTGGCGGTTGCAAACAGCATCCTGAAAGTGGCCAAGAGGCACAAGAAGAAGACCATACTGTCCTGCTTTCTCGGTAGCACGGAAGAGTCGCCGGGGTTCGTTGCGCTCACGACGAACGGCATTCCCGCCTACCTCTTCCCAGAGTCCGCCGCAAAGGCGCTGACCTCGATGTATGCCTACGGCCAATACCTCCAGAGGGACAGGGGGACCGTGAAGGAGTTCAAGGTCGACCGCAAGAGGGTGGCCAGGATATTCGATGCGTGCAGACAGAATGACCGATGCAGGCTCAACGAGGTCGAGGTCCTGCAGGTTCTCGAGGCCTACGGCTTCTCCCTGGCCAAGTATGGTGTGGCAAAGGACCTCGAAGAGACGAAGAAGCTCGCAGCGGAGATCGAGTATCCCGTTGCCCTGAAGGCAATGTCCCCTCAGATAGTCCACAAGTCGGACTTCGGCGGAATAGCCTTGGACATCGAGGACGAGAGGGACCTGGCTCGGAGGCTGAAGAAGATCACGAGAAGGATCAAGCGGTCTGGATTCTCGATCTCGGGCTATCTCGTACAGGAGTTCGTCACAGACGGGAAGGAGGTCATCCTCGGGATGAAGAACGACCCTAAGTTCGGGCCTCTGATCATGTTCGGTCTGGGGGGGATCTACGTCGAGATACTGAAGGACGTGGCGTTCAGGCTGACCCCTCTCACGGACTCGGAGGCTGACAGGATGATCAAGTCGATAAGGGGATATCCGCTCCTCACGGGCGTCAGGGGGGAGAAGGCCTCCGATGTCAACATCATCGTGGACCATCTCCAGCGGATCTCACAGCTGGTGAACGACTTCTACCGGATCGAGGAGCTCGACATCAATCCGATGATGGTCTTCGGCAAGAAGAAGGGCGCGAAGATAGTCGATGCGAGGATGACGATCGGGGAGAAGGTCAGACCTAAATGA
- a CDS encoding redoxin domain-containing protein — translation MLLIGALIFSSLPAKAELILDVSHSPEVPLPGVMVNVTVRVADPSNISFVQIFWCNFDSGSCYPNDMYYGGNDTYWRGIGGEENIINGTVIGYNVTVENTTGHRDYYPEATKYVNITYVGPSPPAKPAPPLITLELVLVEALLIGITVALLGILAWRKMNGLETSKVAAMGVVILIILAVVYGAVTILTRPTEVELAKDFQAVDTDGYTFNLSDFRGEVVILDFMSISCGGCEIIAGTIIDDVYPHFDESELEVISIDVLDDLDSLRAFKEDKGYPWRMAMDPGGLVNDYAVSSIPKLVVIDREGYAVNVVTDAYASASSIRGMIDSALAGRSQAIGIQAVGGILLAVFAGFATFFSPCSFPMLPGFVAYYLSAEAEQEKKSTLKVLGSGLVAGIGIILVFLVIGFVWIAAGTAANVEEYTPILGPIVGAVLIALGLLMFTNLQYHALLRPFTRLKEAITKGKSKETGGYYPKLFGYGVGYGAAASACTAPLFIAVLAQSSITGGPTESLFILLVFSLVIVLLMVAITFMLSAFGQESVRKLSQYTDLIKKVSAVVLIAVGVYLIYYYFTSHII, via the coding sequence TTGCTCCTGATCGGGGCCCTGATATTCTCCTCTCTTCCTGCAAAGGCGGAACTCATACTCGACGTATCGCACTCGCCAGAGGTTCCGCTTCCTGGTGTGATGGTCAATGTGACAGTGAGAGTGGCTGATCCTTCGAACATCTCCTTCGTGCAGATCTTCTGGTGCAATTTCGATTCGGGATCATGTTATCCGAACGATATGTACTACGGAGGGAACGACACCTATTGGAGGGGTATCGGTGGAGAAGAGAACATCATCAATGGTACCGTGATCGGATACAACGTCACAGTTGAGAACACGACGGGGCACAGGGACTATTACCCAGAGGCGACCAAGTACGTCAACATCACTTACGTGGGCCCCTCCCCTCCAGCGAAACCCGCACCACCGCTGATCACTCTCGAACTCGTGCTTGTCGAAGCCCTTCTCATAGGCATCACAGTGGCCCTGCTAGGCATCTTGGCATGGAGGAAGATGAATGGCCTGGAGACGAGCAAGGTGGCCGCCATGGGGGTAGTCATCCTCATCATCCTGGCCGTAGTCTACGGAGCCGTGACCATCCTCACTCGGCCCACTGAGGTGGAGCTTGCCAAGGATTTCCAGGCCGTCGATACGGACGGTTACACCTTCAACCTCTCCGACTTCCGCGGGGAGGTCGTGATCCTCGATTTTATGTCCATCAGCTGCGGGGGCTGTGAAATCATCGCCGGGACGATTATCGATGACGTCTACCCCCATTTCGACGAATCAGAGCTCGAGGTGATATCGATAGATGTGCTCGATGATCTCGATTCTCTTAGGGCATTCAAAGAGGACAAGGGATATCCTTGGCGGATGGCCATGGATCCTGGCGGTCTCGTGAACGACTACGCCGTGAGTTCCATTCCGAAGCTGGTGGTAATCGACAGGGAGGGGTACGCGGTCAACGTGGTCACGGATGCCTACGCCTCCGCGAGCAGCATTCGTGGCATGATCGACAGTGCTCTGGCGGGGAGATCGCAAGCCATAGGAATCCAGGCGGTGGGCGGTATCCTCCTCGCAGTCTTCGCGGGATTCGCCACCTTCTTCTCGCCATGCTCTTTCCCGATGCTCCCGGGGTTCGTGGCGTATTACCTGTCCGCAGAAGCGGAGCAGGAGAAGAAGAGCACACTCAAAGTGCTCGGCAGCGGGCTCGTCGCCGGCATAGGAATCATCCTCGTCTTCCTTGTCATAGGGTTCGTCTGGATAGCGGCGGGAACGGCTGCCAACGTGGAGGAGTACACGCCTATTCTGGGACCCATCGTCGGGGCAGTCCTGATTGCCCTAGGATTGCTGATGTTCACGAACCTCCAGTACCACGCTCTGCTGAGGCCGTTCACTCGACTCAAAGAGGCGATAACGAAGGGAAAGAGCAAGGAGACCGGAGGTTACTACCCGAAGCTCTTCGGCTACGGCGTCGGGTACGGGGCCGCGGCGTCAGCCTGCACCGCCCCTCTCTTCATAGCCGTGCTCGCGCAGTCATCCATAACAGGGGGTCCGACCGAGAGCCTGTTCATCCTCCTCGTGTTCTCCCTCGTGATCGTGCTCCTGATGGTCGCCATCACGTTCATGCTCTCCGCCTTTGGTCAGGAAAGCGTGAGGAAGCTCAGCCAGTACACGGACCTCATAAAGAAGGTGAGCGCGGTCGTGCTCATAGCCGTGGGCGTCTATCTGATATACTACTACTTCACAAGCCACATCATTTAG
- a CDS encoding MGMT family protein, which produces MMKTKLFFTSNGCLQIFESDDRLYEILLDGDPLAEGDNSELLEETKGLLKDYFNGNPVDFGRLKLDLSGYTEFQRDVLEAVAGIPSGEVRSYKQVAEMVGRPRAYRAVGNAVGNNRTPIVIPCHRVIRSDGSIGHFGGGARLKRFLLRLEGALD; this is translated from the coding sequence ATGATGAAGACGAAACTGTTCTTCACTTCCAATGGTTGCCTACAAATCTTCGAGAGCGATGACCGCCTCTACGAGATACTGCTTGATGGAGATCCTCTAGCCGAGGGAGACAACTCGGAGCTGCTGGAGGAGACCAAGGGACTTCTCAAGGATTACTTCAACGGCAATCCCGTCGATTTCGGCAGGCTGAAGCTGGATCTTTCCGGTTACACCGAGTTCCAAAGAGACGTGCTCGAGGCCGTGGCGGGCATCCCTTCGGGTGAAGTGAGAAGCTACAAACAGGTGGCTGAGATGGTGGGCAGACCGAGAGCATACAGAGCCGTCGGGAACGCGGTCGGGAACAACCGCACGCCGATCGTCATCCCCTGCCACAGGGTGATCAGGAGCGACGGTTCGATCGGCCACTTCGGCGGTGGAGCGAGGTTGAAGAGGTTCCTCCTCAGGCTGGAGGGCGCCCTGGATTGA
- a CDS encoding PLP-dependent aspartate aminotransferase family protein: protein MSGNSTVCVHAGERKDATGSLVTPIYQTSTFYYPEWQKEYVYTRLSNPTIEAAESKLAALEGGDGCLVFSSGMAAITATLLSVLEKGDHLVSIPDLYGGTRVLLDKELPRHGIGVSLVDCEDSSAIENALTQETRAILIETPTNPLLRVLDMKKIAEVAHRNSAILVVDNTFATPINQRPLELGADVVVHSASKYLNGHSDVVAGFAVSSEEWIESIEQRRRLFGGSTDPLAAFLIARGMKTLDLRMRVHNENGMAVADALEDMKQVGKVHYPGLRSFGQHALAKRQMAGFGGMVSFEVGRAAKDARQVSRRFDLVKLASSLGGVESLASLPLETSHKYISAKERRESGIPDNLIRLSIGIENSEDIIEDLERAISGGNR, encoded by the coding sequence ATGTCAGGCAATTCCACGGTTTGTGTGCACGCGGGGGAGAGGAAGGACGCGACTGGGTCTCTCGTCACGCCGATATACCAGACGTCCACGTTCTATTACCCCGAATGGCAGAAGGAATACGTCTACACGAGGCTGTCCAACCCCACGATAGAGGCCGCGGAGAGCAAGCTCGCCGCGCTCGAGGGCGGGGACGGATGTCTCGTCTTTTCATCGGGCATGGCGGCCATAACCGCCACGCTTCTCTCCGTTCTCGAAAAGGGAGACCACCTCGTCTCGATCCCGGACCTGTATGGAGGGACCCGTGTCCTCTTGGACAAGGAGCTTCCCCGCCACGGGATCGGGGTGAGCCTTGTGGATTGCGAGGATTCTTCCGCCATTGAAAACGCTCTCACACAGGAGACGAGGGCCATCCTAATCGAGACTCCGACGAATCCGCTACTGAGAGTCCTCGACATGAAGAAGATCGCCGAGGTGGCTCATCGGAACTCTGCCATACTTGTTGTGGATAACACCTTCGCCACGCCGATCAATCAGAGACCCCTGGAACTGGGCGCCGATGTTGTCGTTCACAGCGCATCCAAGTACCTCAATGGACACAGTGACGTCGTCGCGGGATTCGCCGTGTCCTCGGAGGAATGGATCGAGAGCATCGAGCAGAGACGGAGGCTCTTCGGCGGGTCAACCGATCCGCTTGCCGCCTTCCTCATTGCGAGAGGGATGAAGACCTTGGACCTCAGGATGAGGGTCCACAATGAGAACGGGATGGCCGTGGCGGACGCCCTGGAAGACATGAAACAAGTCGGAAAGGTCCACTATCCTGGCCTCAGGTCATTCGGGCAACATGCGCTGGCAAAGAGACAGATGGCGGGCTTTGGCGGGATGGTCAGCTTTGAGGTGGGGCGGGCAGCGAAAGACGCAAGGCAGGTTTCCAGGAGGTTCGATCTGGTAAAACTGGCCTCGAGCTTGGGAGGAGTGGAGAGCCTCGCATCCCTTCCACTGGAAACCTCACACAAGTACATCAGCGCGAAGGAGAGAAGGGAATCCGGAATCCCTGACAACCTGATCCGCCTGTCGATCGGTATCGAGAACTCCGAGGACATAATCGAGGATCTTGAGCGGGCGATTTCTGGCGGCAACCGCTAG